In one Flavobacteriales bacterium genomic region, the following are encoded:
- a CDS encoding winged helix-turn-helix transcriptional regulator encodes MIIEGNEYRIKLHGRVYHCALDVTMELVGGKWKAIVLWYLRKDKKRFSDLRKLIPGITEKMLSMQLRQLERDGFVSRKVHAEVPPRVEYALTPHGRTLLPLLEEIAKWGRMMGEKHGSIEKVERPAKRKVVRKAKAV; translated from the coding sequence ATGATCATCGAAGGCAACGAGTACCGGATCAAGCTCCACGGGCGCGTCTATCACTGCGCGCTGGATGTCACCATGGAGCTGGTGGGCGGTAAGTGGAAGGCCATCGTGCTGTGGTACCTGCGCAAGGACAAGAAGCGCTTCAGCGACCTACGCAAGCTGATCCCGGGCATAACGGAGAAAATGCTCTCCATGCAATTGCGCCAGCTGGAGCGCGATGGCTTCGTGAGCCGGAAGGTGCATGCCGAAGTTCCACCGCGCGTGGAATACGCGCTCACGCCACACGGCCGCACATTGCTGCCCTTGCTGGAAGAGATCGCCAAGTGGGGTCGCATGATGGGCGAGAAGCATGGCAGCATCGAGAAGGTGGAACGGCCGGCGAAGAGAAAGGTGGTGCGGAAGGCCAAGGCGGTTTAG
- a CDS encoding PIN domain-containing protein, whose translation MILSVRFTCVLDTNVIYPVNIRDLLLWFAHYDLFTVKWSSGICEEWIKVMRAKGVDERTIAKRIQRMSDAFPDALVENYDGLIEALQLPDMDDRHVLAAAIKANANLIVTNNLSDFPAAELAKYGLEAKSADDFLTDIIDLNQTRALEAFKELVANRRSPELDAYQVLDQFRKVGLKNTADYLHALL comes from the coding sequence ATGATACTTAGCGTTCGCTTCACGTGTGTCCTGGACACCAACGTCATCTACCCGGTCAACATCCGGGACCTGCTGCTGTGGTTCGCGCACTACGACCTCTTCACCGTGAAGTGGAGCAGCGGCATTTGCGAAGAGTGGATCAAGGTGATGCGCGCGAAGGGGGTTGATGAGCGAACGATCGCCAAGCGCATCCAACGCATGAGCGATGCCTTCCCGGATGCCCTCGTGGAGAACTACGATGGCCTAATCGAAGCCTTGCAGCTTCCAGATATGGACGACCGCCATGTGCTGGCCGCGGCGATCAAGGCCAACGCCAACCTGATCGTCACGAACAACCTGAGCGATTTCCCAGCCGCGGAGTTGGCCAAGTATGGGCTGGAAGCGAAGAGCGCCGATGACTTCCTCACGGACATCATCGACCTGAACCAGACGCGCGCATTGGAGGCCTTCAAGGAGCTGGTGGCGAATCGACGATCCCCGGAGCTCGACGCCTATCAGGTGCTGGACCAGTTCAGGAAGGTGGGCCTGAAGAACACGGCCGACTATCTCCATGCACTGCTGTGA
- a CDS encoding type II toxin-antitoxin system RelE/ParE family toxin, translating into MSFDVIPIPEFVKELKGLAKKYRSLRSELAELGNALAEEPHMGTPLGSSCYKIRLAIKSKGAGKSGGARVITCVVAVREEVYLLAIYDKSEQATLTNKRLKELLKQIPR; encoded by the coding sequence ATGAGCTTTGACGTGATACCGATCCCGGAGTTCGTCAAAGAACTCAAGGGACTTGCGAAGAAGTACCGGTCCCTGAGGTCCGAGCTGGCCGAACTCGGCAACGCTTTGGCGGAAGAACCACACATGGGCACGCCGCTCGGCAGCAGTTGCTACAAGATCCGTTTGGCCATCAAGTCAAAGGGCGCAGGGAAGTCAGGCGGCGCGCGCGTGATCACCTGTGTGGTGGCCGTGCGTGAAGAGGTGTATTTGTTGGCGATCTACGACAAGAGCGAACAGGCCACCTTGACCAATAAGCGATTGAAAGAGCTGCTGAAGCAGATACCGCGATGA
- a CDS encoding DUF2200 domain-containing protein, whose protein sequence is MKPGANNERVFKMPFASVYPHYVTKVEKKGRTKEELHQVITWLTGYDEQALQQIIADQTDFRTFFAEARLNPNTTKITGVICGYRVEEIADPLMQQIRYLDKLVDELAKGKAMEKILRE, encoded by the coding sequence ATGAAACCCGGAGCCAATAACGAACGCGTCTTCAAGATGCCCTTCGCCAGCGTGTATCCGCACTATGTGACGAAGGTGGAGAAGAAGGGACGCACGAAGGAGGAGCTGCACCAGGTCATCACGTGGCTCACGGGCTACGATGAGCAGGCGCTTCAGCAGATCATCGCCGACCAGACCGACTTCCGCACCTTCTTCGCCGAGGCCCGTCTGAACCCGAACACCACCAAGATCACCGGCGTGATCTGCGGCTACCGCGTGGAGGAGATCGCCGACCCGCTGATGCAGCAGATCCGCTACCTGGACAAGCTGGTGGATGAGCTGGCCAAGGGGAAGGCAATGGAGAAGATCTTGCGGGAATGA
- a CDS encoding helix-turn-helix domain-containing protein, which produces MPALETPTPPPTRSEQEAARRSFPALEESLKSLTRKDTTEIEIEETSQKITVPTMALQLLTRILKDLGEGRPVQIVPIAAEMTTQAAAEMLGCSRPHVVKLLEQGKIPFTKIGKHRRIRYEDVMKYRQAMKEAQKQHLKDMMRDDEEAGLYDT; this is translated from the coding sequence ATGCCCGCCCTAGAGACCCCTACCCCCCCGCCCACGCGCTCCGAGCAGGAGGCCGCGCGGCGATCGTTCCCGGCGCTCGAGGAGTCGTTGAAGAGCCTGACCCGCAAGGACACCACGGAGATCGAGATCGAGGAGACCTCCCAGAAGATCACCGTGCCCACCATGGCGCTCCAGCTCCTCACGCGGATCCTGAAGGACCTGGGGGAGGGCCGCCCCGTGCAGATCGTCCCCATCGCCGCCGAAATGACCACGCAGGCCGCCGCCGAGATGCTCGGCTGTTCGCGACCGCATGTGGTGAAGCTGCTGGAGCAGGGCAAGATCCCCTTCACCAAGATCGGCAAGCACCGCCGCATCCGGTATGAGGATGTGATGAAGTACCGTCAGGCGATGAAGGAGGCGCAGAAGCAGCACCTCAAGGACATGATGCGCGACGACGAAGAGGCCGGGCTCTATGATACTTAG
- a CDS encoding tRNA-binding protein, giving the protein MNPVSWADFEKVHLSVGTVLAAEDLPNARKPAYVLTIDFGPHGVKRSSAQITKHYTKEELIGRQVVAVINFPPKQIGSVMSECLVTGFPDANGDIVLTAVERPLPNGARLM; this is encoded by the coding sequence ATGAACCCCGTCAGCTGGGCCGACTTCGAAAAGGTCCACCTCAGTGTGGGCACCGTGCTGGCCGCGGAGGACCTGCCCAACGCCCGCAAGCCGGCCTATGTGCTCACCATCGACTTCGGTCCGCACGGGGTGAAGCGCAGCAGCGCGCAGATCACCAAGCATTACACCAAGGAGGAACTGATCGGGCGGCAGGTGGTGGCGGTGATCAACTTCCCGCCCAAGCAGATCGGCAGTGTGATGAGCGAGTGCCTCGTCACGGGTTTCCCCGACGCGAACGGCGATATCGTGCTCACGGCGGTGGAGCGGCCGCTGCCGAACGGGGCGCGGTTGATGTAG
- the cysQ gene encoding 3'(2'),5'-bisphosphate nucleotidase CysQ has product MQHEVMPFVEAAIEAAFAAGREILQVYGTDFTSEQKADKSPLTEADKRAHAAIAAILARTGLPVLSEEGREMDMAERQRWSRYWLVDPLDGTKEFVKRNGEFTVNIALMEHDGAPSGPLGAARPMAGVLYVPVMDRLYFAWPGAGAYRQQGAATWGPGGAYERAAASERLPVPHSRDAYTIVASRSHPSPETEAFIQRMEQEHGAVALTSMGSALKICLVAEGAADAYPRYAPTMEWDTAAGHAIANEAGCTLIDVTTGAAMRYNKQSLVNNWFIVQ; this is encoded by the coding sequence ATGCAGCATGAAGTGATGCCGTTCGTGGAGGCGGCCATCGAGGCGGCTTTTGCCGCTGGCCGTGAGATCCTTCAGGTCTACGGCACCGATTTCACCTCCGAGCAGAAGGCGGACAAGAGTCCGCTGACGGAGGCCGACAAGCGTGCCCATGCGGCCATCGCCGCCATCCTCGCCCGGACGGGGCTGCCGGTGCTCAGTGAGGAGGGGCGTGAGATGGACATGGCGGAGCGCCAGCGCTGGTCGCGGTACTGGCTGGTCGATCCGCTCGATGGCACCAAGGAATTCGTCAAGCGCAACGGGGAATTCACCGTGAATATCGCGTTGATGGAGCACGATGGCGCGCCGTCCGGGCCGCTGGGTGCGGCAAGGCCGATGGCCGGTGTGCTGTATGTGCCCGTAATGGACAGGCTCTACTTCGCGTGGCCGGGTGCCGGTGCGTACCGCCAGCAGGGCGCAGCAACCTGGGGCCCGGGCGGTGCGTATGAGCGGGCCGCCGCCAGCGAGCGATTGCCCGTGCCCCATTCCCGTGACGCCTATACCATCGTGGCCAGCCGGTCCCACCCGAGCCCGGAGACCGAGGCGTTCATCCAGCGCATGGAGCAGGAGCACGGCGCCGTTGCGCTCACCAGCATGGGCAGCGCGCTGAAGATCTGCCTGGTGGCCGAGGGAGCGGCCGATGCCTATCCGCGCTATGCACCCACCATGGAGTGGGACACGGCCGCCGGACACGCCATCGCCAACGAGGCGGGCTGTACGCTCATCGATGTGACCACCGGCGCCGCGATGCGCTACAACAAGCAATCACTGGTGAACAACTGGTTCATCGTCCAATAA
- the gmd gene encoding GDP-mannose 4,6-dehydratase: MAKKNGSSKKRKVALITGVTGQDGAYLSELLLNKGYEVHGVKRRSSLFNTDRIDHLYHDMHEKGRPFHLHYGDLTDSVNCLRLVQQIQPDEIYNLAAMSHVHVSFEMPEYTANADGIGTLRFLEAIRILGLEKKTKFYQASTSELYGGVRPHAQNEETPFHPRSPYGVAKLYGFWITKNYRESYGIFACNGILFNHESPLRGETFVTRKITRAAAKIKLGLQDTLYLGNLDAKRDWGHAKDYVEGMWLMLQAKKPDDYVLATGKTYTVRHFVDLAFGEVGIKLEWKGKGEKEKGVDRKSGKVLVAIDKRYYRPAEVDHLEGDPTKAMRELGWKHKYDLKALVKEMMASDLELFKRDVYLKKGGHKILHEQE; encoded by the coding sequence ATGGCCAAGAAGAACGGATCATCGAAGAAGCGGAAGGTGGCCCTGATCACCGGCGTCACCGGTCAGGACGGCGCCTACCTGAGCGAGCTCCTGCTGAACAAGGGCTACGAGGTGCACGGCGTGAAGCGCCGCAGCTCGCTCTTCAACACGGACCGCATCGACCACCTGTACCACGACATGCACGAGAAGGGCCGCCCCTTCCACCTGCACTACGGCGACCTCACCGACAGCGTCAACTGCCTGCGCCTGGTGCAGCAGATCCAGCCGGACGAGATCTACAACCTGGCCGCGATGAGCCATGTGCACGTGAGCTTCGAGATGCCCGAGTACACGGCCAACGCCGACGGCATCGGCACGCTGCGATTCCTGGAGGCCATCCGCATCCTGGGCCTCGAGAAGAAGACCAAGTTCTACCAGGCCTCCACCTCCGAGCTATACGGCGGTGTGCGTCCGCATGCGCAGAACGAGGAGACGCCGTTCCACCCGCGCAGTCCCTACGGTGTGGCCAAGCTGTACGGCTTCTGGATCACCAAGAACTACCGGGAGAGCTACGGCATCTTCGCCTGCAACGGCATCCTCTTCAACCACGAGAGCCCGCTGCGCGGCGAGACCTTCGTGACCCGCAAGATCACCCGCGCCGCGGCCAAGATCAAGCTGGGCCTGCAGGACACGCTCTACCTGGGCAACCTCGACGCCAAGCGCGACTGGGGCCACGCCAAGGACTACGTGGAGGGCATGTGGCTGATGCTGCAGGCGAAGAAGCCCGACGACTACGTGCTCGCCACCGGCAAGACCTACACCGTGCGCCACTTCGTGGACCTCGCCTTCGGCGAGGTGGGCATCAAGCTGGAGTGGAAGGGTAAGGGCGAGAAGGAGAAGGGGGTCGACAGGAAGTCCGGCAAGGTGCTCGTGGCCATCGACAAGCGCTACTACCGTCCCGCCGAGGTGGACCACCTGGAGGGCGACCCCACCAAGGCCATGCGCGAGCTGGGCTGGAAGCACAAGTACGACCTGAAGGCCCTGGTGAAGGAGATGATGGCCAGCGACCTGGAGCTCTTCAAGCGCGACGTGTACCTGAAGAAAGGCGGCCACAAGATCCTGCACGAACAGGAATGA
- a CDS encoding aldehyde dehydrogenase family protein, producing the protein MAKTLSKPAPVKADINGHSTNGSAKKAERLPVMKTYKIFIGGKFPRTESGRYYQPKGADGKPLANVCRSSRKDVRDAVVAARGAVGGWAGRSAFNRSQILYRIGEMLEGRSAQFVHELVLHGATPKQAEAEVAAAIDRWIHYAGWCDKYQALFSSVNPTNSSHFNFSVYEPTGVVGIQCAGSNGLLELVSLIAPVIAGGNTCVVVASEKHPLPAVTFTEVLATSDLPGGVVNLLTGFRSELLKPLVAHMDINAVVVADASKEERTMLDSEATCNLKRVVYPKVSDWNSEEAQSPYFILDTQEVKTTWHPIERGQGGGGGY; encoded by the coding sequence ATGGCCAAGACCCTCTCCAAGCCCGCACCCGTAAAGGCCGACATCAACGGTCACAGCACGAACGGTTCAGCCAAGAAGGCCGAGCGCCTCCCCGTGATGAAGACCTACAAGATCTTCATCGGTGGCAAGTTCCCCCGCACCGAGAGCGGGCGCTACTATCAGCCGAAAGGCGCCGATGGCAAGCCGCTGGCCAATGTGTGCCGCAGCAGCCGCAAGGACGTGCGCGATGCCGTGGTGGCCGCGCGCGGGGCCGTGGGCGGCTGGGCGGGTCGCAGCGCCTTCAACCGCAGCCAGATCCTCTACCGCATCGGCGAGATGCTCGAGGGCCGCAGCGCGCAGTTCGTGCACGAGCTGGTGCTGCACGGCGCCACGCCCAAGCAGGCCGAGGCCGAGGTGGCCGCCGCCATCGACCGCTGGATCCACTACGCCGGCTGGTGCGACAAGTACCAGGCGCTCTTCAGCAGCGTGAACCCCACGAACTCTTCGCACTTCAACTTCAGCGTGTACGAGCCCACGGGCGTTGTGGGCATCCAGTGTGCAGGGAGCAACGGCCTCCTGGAGCTCGTGAGCCTGATCGCCCCCGTGATCGCCGGAGGCAACACCTGCGTGGTGGTGGCCAGTGAGAAGCATCCCCTGCCGGCGGTCACCTTCACCGAGGTGCTCGCCACCAGCGACCTGCCCGGCGGCGTGGTGAACCTGCTCACCGGCTTCCGCAGCGAACTGCTCAAGCCCCTGGTGGCGCACATGGACATCAACGCGGTCGTTGTGGCCGACGCTTCCAAGGAGGAGCGCACCATGCTCGATAGCGAGGCCACCTGCAACCTGAAGCGCGTGGTGTACCCGAAGGTGAGCGACTGGAATAGCGAGGAAGCACAGAGCCCCTACTTCATCCTCGACACCCAGGAAGTGAAGACCACCTGGCATCCGATCGAGCGCGGGCAGGGTGGGGGTGGGGGCTATTGA
- a CDS encoding MraY family glycosyltransferase produces the protein MEQHGYILLLSCLTAFVVVLFTMPSLIKVARMKHLVDEPSEARKLHHRSVPTIGGIIIFAAIIFSYALWFPKGQVTDPDGTPYRELYAAMGAAYNDFKFVIAALVLLFFIGVKDDIVGFSPVKKLVGHMIVGYILVVMAGIRITDMHGILGLYELPEAASIAFSFFVYVVVVNGMNLIDGVDGLAGGVGLIASLAYGTWLYLAGDVALALLAFVLAGALAGFLVFNLHPARVFMGDSGSLIIGAVLSVLAMKVVDHDTSRLPDNLRLLPTPLFAMSVLAYPLVDTLRVFVVRMARGISPFAADRNHIHHRLLALGLGHRGTTWAIYGYVVAVIALSLVTRKWQPNVGLMVLGTTAMALALLPFAWPKPEKA, from the coding sequence GTGGAACAGCACGGCTACATCCTGCTCCTGAGCTGCCTCACGGCCTTCGTGGTGGTGCTCTTCACCATGCCCTCGCTCATCAAGGTGGCGCGGATGAAGCACCTGGTCGACGAGCCCAGCGAGGCCCGCAAGCTGCATCACCGCAGCGTGCCCACCATCGGGGGCATCATCATCTTCGCCGCCATCATCTTCTCCTATGCGCTCTGGTTCCCCAAGGGCCAGGTGACGGACCCCGACGGCACGCCCTACCGGGAGCTCTATGCCGCCATGGGAGCGGCATACAACGACTTCAAGTTCGTCATCGCCGCACTCGTGCTCCTCTTCTTCATCGGCGTGAAGGACGACATCGTGGGCTTCTCGCCGGTGAAGAAGCTCGTGGGGCATATGATCGTGGGCTACATCCTGGTGGTGATGGCCGGCATCCGCATCACCGACATGCACGGGATCCTCGGCCTCTACGAGCTTCCGGAGGCCGCCAGCATCGCCTTCTCCTTCTTCGTCTACGTGGTGGTGGTGAACGGCATGAACCTCATCGATGGCGTGGATGGCCTTGCCGGAGGCGTGGGCCTCATCGCCTCGCTGGCCTACGGCACGTGGCTCTACCTCGCCGGCGACGTGGCGCTGGCGCTGCTGGCCTTCGTGCTGGCCGGAGCGCTGGCCGGATTCCTCGTGTTCAACCTGCATCCGGCGCGGGTCTTCATGGGCGACAGCGGGTCCCTGATCATCGGCGCCGTGCTGTCCGTGCTGGCCATGAAGGTGGTGGACCATGACACCTCAAGGCTGCCCGACAACCTCCGGCTGCTGCCCACGCCCCTCTTCGCCATGTCGGTGCTGGCCTATCCGCTGGTGGACACGCTGCGCGTCTTCGTGGTGCGCATGGCGCGCGGCATTTCGCCTTTCGCGGCCGACCGCAACCACATCCATCACCGGCTCCTGGCGCTGGGGCTGGGCCATCGCGGCACCACCTGGGCCATCTACGGCTATGTGGTGGCGGTGATCGCCCTGAGCCTGGTGACGCGGAAGTGGCAGCCGAATGTGGGCCTGATGGTACTGGGCACCACGGCGATGGCCTTGGCGCTGCTGCCCTTCGCCTGGCCCAAGCCGGAAAAGGCATGA
- a CDS encoding GDP-L-fucose synthase: MNKQDKIYVAGHRGMVGSAIVRKLQAEGHTNIVVRTSKELDLKEQQAVRDFFAQEKPAYVYLAAAKVGGIHANNVYRAQFLYENLMIEGNIIHSAYENGVKKLLFLGSSCIYPKMAPQPLKEESLLTGLLEQTNEPYAIAKIAGIKLAESYRRQYGCNFISAMPTNLYGPNDNYDLNNSHVLPALIRKFHTAKVTGAPSVEVWGTGSPMREFLHVDDLADACYFLMKNYDEELFLNIGTGEDLTIKALAEMIKDIVGYTGELKWNTEKPDGTPRKLMDVSRLHNLGWKHRIGLREGITAVYAEFAKSELAKA; encoded by the coding sequence ATGAACAAACAAGACAAGATCTACGTGGCCGGCCACCGCGGCATGGTGGGCAGCGCCATCGTGCGCAAGCTGCAGGCCGAGGGCCACACCAACATCGTGGTGCGCACCAGCAAGGAGCTCGACCTGAAGGAGCAGCAGGCCGTGCGCGACTTCTTCGCCCAGGAGAAACCCGCGTACGTGTACCTCGCCGCGGCCAAGGTGGGAGGCATCCACGCCAACAACGTGTACCGCGCCCAGTTCCTTTACGAGAACCTGATGATCGAGGGCAACATCATCCACTCGGCCTACGAGAACGGGGTGAAGAAGCTGCTCTTCCTGGGCTCCTCGTGCATCTATCCGAAGATGGCTCCCCAGCCGCTGAAGGAGGAGAGCCTGCTCACCGGGCTGCTCGAGCAGACCAACGAGCCCTACGCCATCGCCAAGATCGCGGGCATCAAGCTGGCCGAGAGCTACCGCCGCCAGTACGGCTGCAACTTCATCAGCGCGATGCCCACGAACCTCTACGGGCCCAACGACAACTATGACCTCAACAACAGCCACGTGCTGCCGGCGCTCATCCGCAAGTTCCACACCGCCAAGGTGACGGGCGCGCCGAGCGTGGAGGTGTGGGGCACGGGCTCGCCCATGCGGGAGTTCCTGCACGTGGACGACCTCGCCGATGCCTGCTACTTCCTCATGAAGAACTACGACGAGGAGCTCTTCCTCAACATCGGCACGGGCGAGGACCTCACCATCAAGGCCCTGGCCGAGATGATCAAGGACATCGTGGGCTACACCGGAGAGCTGAAGTGGAACACCGAGAAGCCCGACGGCACGCCGCGCAAGCTGATGGACGTGAGCCGCCTGCACAACCTGGGCTGGAAGCACCGCATCGGGCTGCGCGAAGGCATCACCGCGGTGTACGCCGAGTTCGCCAAGAGCGAGTTGGCGAAGGCCTAG
- a CDS encoding NAD(P)-binding domain-containing protein — MKIGVFGTGVVAQTISEKLDSLGHTVVLGTRSVEQSMARADKDGFGRPPLKDWLAAHPTVKLGTFAEAAAHGELLVNATSGHGSMEALKHAGEASLNGKVMLDIANPLDFSKGFPPSLSVCNTDSLGEQLQRAFPQLKVVKGLNTLTCFLMVAPRLLPEEHHMFLCGNDAGAKSEVRALLRSFGWTDAEMIDLGDITMARGTEQLLPIWVRLYGTLQDAMFNFRVVRMAKQA, encoded by the coding sequence ATGAAGATCGGTGTATTCGGAACGGGGGTGGTCGCACAGACCATCTCCGAGAAACTGGACAGCCTGGGGCACACGGTGGTGCTCGGCACGCGCAGCGTGGAGCAGAGCATGGCCCGGGCGGACAAGGACGGCTTCGGGCGTCCGCCGCTGAAGGACTGGCTGGCCGCGCACCCCACCGTGAAGCTTGGCACCTTCGCCGAAGCGGCCGCGCACGGCGAGCTGCTGGTGAACGCCACCAGCGGGCACGGCTCCATGGAGGCGCTGAAGCATGCCGGTGAGGCGAGCCTCAACGGCAAGGTGATGCTCGACATCGCCAACCCGCTCGACTTCTCGAAGGGCTTTCCCCCGAGCCTCTCGGTGTGCAACACGGACTCGCTGGGCGAGCAGCTGCAGCGCGCCTTCCCGCAGCTCAAGGTGGTGAAGGGCCTCAACACGCTCACCTGCTTCCTGATGGTGGCCCCGCGCCTGCTGCCGGAGGAGCATCACATGTTCCTCTGCGGCAATGATGCCGGCGCCAAGAGCGAGGTGCGTGCCCTGCTGCGTTCCTTCGGCTGGACCGATGCGGAGATGATCGACCTGGGCGACATCACCATGGCGCGCGGCACCGAGCAGCTGCTGCCGATCTGGGTACGGCTGTACGGCACCCTGCAGGACGCCATGTTCAACTTCCGCGTGGTGCGCATGGCGAAGCAGGCCTGA
- a CDS encoding DUF5679 domain-containing protein — translation MPAVEAYCVKCKAKREMKDAKQVEMANGRKAMKGVCPTCGTGMFKILGK, via the coding sequence ATGCCCGCCGTTGAAGCCTACTGCGTGAAGTGCAAAGCCAAGCGCGAAATGAAGGACGCCAAGCAAGTGGAAATGGCCAACGGCCGGAAAGCGATGAAGGGCGTGTGCCCCACCTGCGGCACCGGCATGTTCAAGATCCTGGGCAAATAG
- a CDS encoding VOC family protein, whose product MSRHVTGIGGLFFRANDHKALAKWYFEHFGINNEEAGFIWQQDAGPTVFSPFKRDTDYFGNDQQQFMLNLRVQDLDGLLQKLEAAGVRIDPKRMDEDYGRFAWVYDPEGNKIELWEPK is encoded by the coding sequence ATGTCCCGACACGTCACCGGCATCGGCGGGCTCTTCTTCCGCGCCAACGACCACAAGGCGCTCGCCAAGTGGTACTTCGAGCACTTCGGCATCAACAACGAGGAGGCGGGCTTCATCTGGCAGCAGGATGCCGGGCCCACGGTGTTCTCGCCCTTCAAGCGCGACACCGACTACTTCGGGAACGACCAGCAACAGTTCATGCTCAACCTGCGCGTGCAGGACCTCGATGGGCTGCTGCAGAAGCTCGAGGCCGCCGGCGTGCGCATCGACCCCAAGCGCATGGACGAGGATTATGGCAGGTTCGCGTGGGTGTATGACCCGGAGGGGAACAAGATCGAGTTGTGGGAGCCGAAGTAG